In Aurantimicrobium minutum, the following proteins share a genomic window:
- a CDS encoding DUF6049 family protein: protein MPSAVISRANRASPSALLVRWCGALLVAALMVTGFQPGAQAADDVSLALTPSALSPGPGETLVTSVTVTNEGTEDIPAGEVILTAPSGVLNSLADLDQWYSSSDTQQTGRFLASIDVPAIAAGETVTLSAELPLASGRFGSLWGPRGLAADFQVSGVSTASARSSFVWTAGTAPSPAAMTTIVAIVPPADSAGVLSSQKLVELTGPSGVLTRQLQLAQGRTVALGVDPRIISSIAALGDAIPESVQLWLNQLRALPNESFLLPYANADISAQAQAGATTLLAPITTDIVATPAASTASATPTPTPGVPEVTTVSFTPRFSSLAWPAGGTVSGSDLGIFSANGFSQVILSSQNLAETASTGIVSGMPAVVTNAGLSSALSHDDVSRGASYLAAAALDPAAESALYAGLPRSFSITGLSKTGQMLDALTGLPWVTSGSLAAGLGSASKELALVDSPESEERVGAVRTLLGQNAQVSSFSTIAEDPSLITSPAARDLAAVLSVSWLGDPDWGSAVAAHTESTEKLLNSVSVVTSSTINMVGGQANIPISVNNALTQAVTVVVNADPNNGRLLVNGEETVTIQPESQAKARIPVQAQVGNGSAILTVTLRSIEGVPVGQPVGIPVNVRADWETWGLTAVGIAFVGLITAGVIRTLRRRKQGQSEDV from the coding sequence ATGCCCTCTGCAGTGATTTCACGAGCCAACCGTGCATCACCGAGTGCACTGCTGGTGCGCTGGTGCGGGGCTCTTCTTGTGGCGGCACTCATGGTGACGGGGTTCCAGCCTGGTGCGCAGGCAGCAGACGATGTTTCGCTCGCGCTGACGCCGTCCGCTCTCAGTCCGGGACCGGGTGAAACCTTGGTAACAAGTGTCACTGTTACTAACGAGGGCACCGAGGACATTCCCGCGGGAGAGGTCATACTAACTGCACCTTCAGGTGTGCTGAATTCGCTCGCCGATCTAGATCAGTGGTACTCCTCTAGTGACACTCAACAAACTGGCCGTTTCCTCGCTTCTATTGACGTGCCCGCCATTGCTGCTGGGGAAACGGTGACGCTTAGTGCTGAACTACCTCTGGCATCAGGTCGCTTTGGTTCATTGTGGGGACCACGTGGTCTGGCCGCTGACTTTCAGGTTTCCGGCGTAAGCACAGCGAGTGCTCGTTCTTCATTTGTCTGGACGGCAGGAACAGCTCCCTCCCCTGCGGCGATGACCACGATCGTGGCCATTGTTCCTCCGGCAGATTCCGCCGGAGTGCTCAGCTCACAGAAGCTCGTTGAGCTCACCGGCCCCAGCGGAGTTCTCACACGCCAGCTTCAACTGGCTCAAGGTCGCACCGTTGCCCTCGGGGTTGACCCCCGCATCATCAGCTCGATTGCTGCTTTGGGTGACGCGATTCCTGAAAGTGTTCAGTTGTGGCTAAATCAGCTCAGGGCGCTGCCGAACGAATCGTTCCTGTTGCCTTATGCCAATGCAGATATTTCTGCCCAGGCTCAAGCCGGAGCAACTACGCTGCTCGCGCCAATCACGACAGATATTGTGGCTACTCCTGCTGCATCCACGGCGAGCGCCACTCCCACACCCACTCCTGGCGTTCCAGAGGTCACTACGGTTTCTTTCACTCCCAGGTTCAGTTCTCTAGCGTGGCCAGCTGGTGGCACTGTTTCTGGCTCTGATCTGGGAATTTTCTCAGCAAATGGGTTCTCCCAGGTGATTCTTTCCTCGCAGAACCTCGCTGAGACAGCCTCTACGGGAATTGTTTCTGGAATGCCTGCTGTGGTGACTAACGCTGGGTTGAGTTCTGCGCTTTCACATGACGATGTTTCACGTGGAGCTTCCTACCTTGCTGCAGCTGCACTCGACCCAGCTGCTGAGAGTGCTCTGTACGCCGGGCTTCCTCGCAGCTTCTCCATCACAGGTTTGAGTAAAACCGGTCAAATGCTCGATGCTCTTACTGGTTTGCCCTGGGTGACCTCAGGTTCTCTCGCTGCTGGATTGGGTTCTGCCTCAAAGGAACTTGCGCTTGTGGACTCCCCCGAGTCTGAGGAACGTGTTGGCGCAGTTCGAACACTTTTGGGGCAAAATGCTCAGGTTTCGTCGTTTTCGACAATTGCTGAAGATCCCAGCTTGATTACCAGCCCTGCGGCTCGAGATTTGGCTGCCGTGCTTTCGGTTTCTTGGTTAGGAGACCCCGACTGGGGTAGCGCAGTCGCTGCCCACACTGAATCGACGGAGAAACTGCTCAACTCTGTCAGTGTGGTCACCAGCAGCACCATCAACATGGTGGGTGGGCAGGCCAATATTCCGATCTCGGTCAACAACGCCTTGACTCAGGCGGTAACCGTTGTCGTCAACGCTGACCCCAACAATGGCCGCCTGTTGGTCAACGGTGAAGAAACCGTCACCATTCAGCCTGAATCCCAAGCTAAAGCCCGGATCCCTGTGCAAGCACAGGTGGGAAATGGCAGCGCCATTTTGACAGTCACGTTGCGCTCGATTGAGGGTGTTCCCGTGGGGCAACCCGTTGGAATTCCTGTGAATGTGCGTGCCGACTGGGAAACCTGGGGGCTCACCGCCGTGGGAATTGCTTTCGTGGGTTTGATTACTGCCGGTGTGATTCGCACACTTCGCCGCCGTAAGCAGGGACAATCAGAAGATGTCTAA
- the rpsF gene encoding 30S ribosomal protein S6, with product MHQYELMVILDPEIDERTVAPSLDKFLNVIRNDGGTIENVDIWGKRRLAYEINKKSEGIYAVVNFTSSADATVELDRQLKLSEAVMRTKVLRAEEAIAMVAAAAKLADEKAARKAAAPAKASKDA from the coding sequence ATGCATCAGTATGAGTTGATGGTTATCCTCGATCCAGAGATCGACGAGCGCACCGTAGCTCCCAGCCTTGACAAGTTCCTCAACGTCATTCGTAACGATGGTGGAACCATCGAGAACGTTGACATCTGGGGCAAGCGTCGCTTGGCTTACGAAATCAACAAGAAGTCCGAGGGCATCTACGCCGTCGTCAACTTCACCTCAAGCGCCGACGCAACTGTCGAGCTTGACCGCCAGCTGAAGCTTTCTGAAGCTGTTATGCGTACCAAAGTTCTGCGTGCAGAGGAAGCCATCGCGATGGTTGCCGCTGCGGCAAAGCTCGCTGACGAGAAGGCTGCCCGCAAGGCCGCTGCTCCCGCCAAGGCTTCGAAGGACGCGTAA
- a CDS encoding CCA tRNA nucleotidyltransferase — MHSAASAIESITRLSTSPSVSRLAKAFADAGYELALVGGPVRDAFLGHDVHDLDFTTNARPDDILRIVEPISEAQWDIGRDFGTIGAQIAGEKVEITTYRADHYDGKTRKPEVAFGDSLEEDLIRRDFRVNAMAVRLPQLILVDPSGGVEDLQAKILRAPKSAELSFTEDPLRMMRAARFASQLGFHPDEETEWAMTEFAGAIENISAERVNEELCKLLQTDHPRAGIELLVSTGIAAIVLPEIPALRLEVDEHHHHKDVYEHSLTVLEQAIDLEKERNPGEPADVTLRLAALLHDIGKPATRQLEPGGAVSFHHHDLVGAKLATKRMKALRFDKETTQNVARLIELHLRFFGYSDAAWSDSAVRRYARDAGDLLDRLHILTRADVTTRNKRKADRLAFAYDDLEQRIAELSEAEELAAIRPDLNGEEIMEILGIPAGREVGEAYNYLLNLRLDEGPLGAEVARERLLQWWANR, encoded by the coding sequence ATGCACAGCGCCGCCTCAGCAATCGAATCAATTACTCGTTTGAGTACTTCGCCCAGCGTTTCACGCCTGGCGAAAGCCTTTGCCGATGCCGGATATGAGCTGGCGCTAGTGGGCGGCCCCGTCCGCGACGCTTTTCTCGGTCACGACGTGCATGACCTCGACTTCACGACGAATGCCCGCCCCGATGACATCTTGCGCATCGTGGAACCCATCTCCGAAGCACAGTGGGATATCGGCCGCGACTTTGGCACCATCGGTGCCCAGATAGCCGGCGAGAAGGTGGAAATCACCACTTATCGAGCAGATCACTATGACGGAAAGACGCGTAAACCAGAGGTTGCTTTTGGTGACAGCCTTGAAGAAGACCTGATTAGGCGAGATTTCCGTGTCAACGCGATGGCCGTCCGTTTACCCCAGCTCATTCTTGTTGACCCCTCCGGCGGGGTGGAGGACCTCCAAGCAAAGATTCTTCGCGCACCAAAATCGGCAGAACTTTCGTTCACCGAAGACCCCCTGCGCATGATGCGCGCAGCACGGTTTGCCTCTCAACTCGGATTCCACCCCGACGAGGAAACTGAGTGGGCAATGACAGAGTTCGCCGGCGCCATTGAGAATATTTCTGCTGAACGTGTAAACGAAGAACTGTGCAAACTCCTGCAAACAGATCACCCTCGTGCAGGCATTGAGCTCCTAGTCAGTACAGGCATTGCAGCGATTGTGCTACCTGAGATTCCCGCACTTCGCCTCGAAGTGGACGAACACCATCACCACAAGGATGTGTATGAGCACAGCCTGACAGTACTCGAACAAGCCATCGACTTGGAGAAGGAACGGAACCCAGGCGAACCCGCTGATGTGACATTGCGGCTTGCAGCTCTCCTGCACGACATCGGCAAGCCAGCCACCAGACAGCTGGAACCCGGTGGCGCTGTGAGCTTCCACCACCATGACCTTGTGGGTGCCAAGCTGGCAACCAAGCGCATGAAGGCCCTGCGTTTTGATAAGGAAACCACCCAGAATGTGGCCAGGCTCATTGAATTGCACCTGCGTTTCTTTGGTTATTCAGATGCTGCCTGGAGCGATTCGGCTGTGCGCAGATATGCCCGCGACGCCGGGGATTTGTTGGACCGTCTGCACATTCTCACCCGAGCAGACGTCACCACACGCAATAAACGCAAGGCAGACCGGCTCGCCTTTGCCTATGACGATTTAGAACAGCGCATCGCTGAACTTTCCGAGGCAGAAGAGCTTGCGGCCATCCGCCCCGACCTCAACGGTGAAGAAATCATGGAAATCCTCGGCATTCCAGCTGGGCGTGAGGTTGGCGAGGCCTATAACTATCTGCTCAATTTGCGACTAGATGAGGGACCCCTTGGTGCCGAGGTCGCTCGCGAACGCCTTCTCCAGTGGTGGGCAAACCGCTAG